The stretch of DNA ACCATGATATCCAGTTATTGGAAATTGTTGGTCTGGCAATGGACTATTGTGTGAAGTTTACCTGTACAGATGCCGTAGCTAACGGATATGTTACTTGTCTTCATTTCAATGGAACCCGTGCTGTCAATGTAAAACCGGATAACGGAAGGGATGCCATTTATGAGATGCTTCAAAAAGGAGTTACTGTCTTAGGATAGGACCCAAGAAATAATAAAAAGAGGCTGTCCTTTTGAGACAGCCTCTTTATTTTTCTAAATGCTAAATGATTTTCAATAAAAATTAAAAAAGATCTTAAAGCATTTTCAAATTGTTTACTTCTAATTCTGTAAGGATTCTCCAGTGTCCTCTTTTGATGTTTTTCTTGGTAAGACCTGCAAACATAACACGGTCTAAAGCTTCCACCTCATAACCTAATCTTTGGAAAATTCTTCTGATAACACGGTTCCATCCGATGTGGATTTCAATCCCGATTTCAGTTTTAGGTTTTCCTTCAATGTATGAGATCTGATCTACATTAGCTACTCCTTCATCCAAACGAATTCCTTCTGCGATTAATTTCATGTCTTCACCGGTTAATTTCTTATCCAATGTTACATGATAGATCTTTCTCGCTTCAAAAGAAGGGTGAGTCAGCTTTTTAGTCATGTGACCATCATTCGTTAAAAGAATTACACCTGTTGTAGAACGGTCTAATCTTCCAACCGGGAAAACGCGGTAAGGAGAAGCATTCGCTACAAGATCCATTACCGTTTTTCTTGCTTTATCATCTTTTGTTGTAGAAATGTATCCTTTAGGTTTATTCAAAAGAACATATACCGGCTTTTCAGGCGTAATATTTTGTCCGTCGAAAACTACCTTGTCGGTTTTCTCAACCTGGTAACCCATTTCTGTTACTACCTTTCCATTAACTTCCACCAAACCTTGGGTGATCAGTTCATCAGCCTCTCTCCTGCTGCAGATTCCTGAGTTTGCGATATATTTATTAAGACGAATCGTATCCTTATGGACATCCTTTTCTATTTTGTTATATCTTCTTTTCTGTACAAAAGATCTTGCTCTGTCTTCATCTCTTTCATTTCCGCTAGAAGGTCTTCTACCGTACTTTAAACTCCCTCTTTCATATTTATCTCTGCTGTCAAAATCTTTACCTCCTCTTTTCGGAGCAGATTTTCCAAAAGTTTTTCGTTCTCTTCCTTCACTTTGATTAGTGATGAAAGGCTTTCTTTCAGATTTTGAATTTCCCTCATCAGCTTTACCTTCAAAACTGCCTTCGCTCTTTTTGAAAGGTTTTTTATCAAACTTTGAATTGCTGCCTTTATGGTCAAGGTTTCTCTCTCCTGCTTTTGGAAAAGGTTTCTTGAAAGATTTTGATCCTGAAGAATTTCCAGATTTAGAAGCACGAGAATCATCAGAATTTTTTCTTGTTGAAATTCTTGGTCTTTGTGGTTTTCCTGACTTATTATTATCTCTGCTCATTCTAAAAATTTTTGCAAAGATAGTAATTTAGTTACGAGTTAAAAATTAAGAATCATAACTTTGCAATATTGTTTTACAATTAACTATATATAATTCCGGAAATGATAACACTATTAAACGATCAGTTTTCCCAGATCAATGCGTTTTTACATGAAAAATCTTTCAGTAAAATTTTCATCCTGGTTGATGAAAACACACATGAATACTGTCTTCCTACCCTTTTAGGCAATATGGAAACAGATTTAGCCTTTGAAATTTTAGAGATAGAAGCAGGTGAAGAGATGAAAAATATTCAGACGGCGAATCAGCTTTGGGAAATTTTAACCGAAATGCAGGCAGACAGAAAAGCACTGGTCATTAATTTAGGTGGTGGTGTCATCACAGACATGGGTGGTTTTGTTTCCTCTACCTACAAAAGAGGAATCCAGTTCATCAACATACCTACTACCCTTTTATCTATGTGTGATGCTTCTATTGGTGGAAAAACAGGAATTGATCTGATGCATTATAAAAATATGGTGGGAACATTTACTTTTCCGGAACAGATTTTCGTGTATCCTCAATTTTTAGAGACTCTTCCTTTCAAAGAGTTAAGAAGCGGATTTGCAGAAATGCTGAAACATGGCTTAATCGCTGATAAAACACATTGGGAAAACCTGATACAAATCCAGAAGCTTGACGTAGAATCTGTACTTACCCATATTCAAACATCTATGGAAATCAAGCAGGAAGTGGTGAATCAGGATTTCCATGAAAAGAATATCAGAAAAACACTGAATTTCGGACATACTATTGGACATGCCATAGAAAGCTCTTGTCTGGAGCAGGGAAATCCTGTTTTACATGGTGAGGCTGTTGCTGCGGGAATGATTTGTGAAACTCACCTTTCTCATCTGGAAGGTCTTTTATCCAAAGAAGATGCAGAGATCATTATCAGTAACATTCAGAGATACTATCCTTATTTGGATATCAGCGATTTTACAGATGAACACCTGTGTGCATTATTATTAAATGATAAAAAGAACACTGAAAAGAAGATTAACTTCTCTTTACTATCCGGAATAGGAGCTTGTGTATTTGATCATGAATGCAACCAAAAAAACATTGAAAAATCATTACACTTTTACAGAAAATTAAATGATGCTTAATCTTACATACAGAATGAGTACATCATAAAAAATGAACCTGTTTTTAAAGTGATACACAACCTCACTTTAAAACAGGCTCATTTACTATTTTATATTAATTGACTTTTTCTAATGCTTTCAATCGTTTCTCAAAATACTCTAAAGTATTTTGCATTTCTGTTTGAGCTTTCTTTAATCTTTCATTTTCTTTCTCAAGAACTTTGATCTTATCAGCCATTGCCTGACTGGCAGAAACATTAAGCATTGACAGCGCATCATAATCTACAGTTCTTACATCAGAAACTTCAGTACCGTAAACAAAGACTTTTCCTTTTAATATTCTTCCTTTCATATCTACTGTAATAGAATGAGGAGTTATTTTTTGTATCCCAAGAATTATTTCTCCGGATTCATCATATACTTTTAATTGCTGATCTTTTTCATCAATAGCAATAGGTTTTTCAAATGTAAAAGTAGATCCGTTTTGTTTGGATAGCTGATAAACATTAGGGATGAAAACTTTTGTTCCGTTTTTACTTACCGCTTGAGGATAAACGGATTCTACTTCCTGTGCAATTACTTTTTTAAACTCTTGTTTTCCATATACGGCTTCATCTTTCATCACATAATCTGTAATTGCAATTTTTCTCAATATTTCCAGATCTTTCGCACGGTCGGACCTTCCTTTGATATTTTTAATTCTCTGATCAGAAAAAAGTGAGGTTTGGGTTACACTAAGTTTTCCTACAGAAATAATATTCCCTTCCGTATATAAAGAAGTATTCGTATTAAAACCACCTATGTCGTTAGTATAATTAGCATAGGTTGCAGGAGTTCCGCCTGCTGTACCTGCATCCGGATTAATACCGTAATACGTAAGACTGGTAACTGCCAATGGCCACGAAGAAGTTTTTAAACGAATATCCAATGGAAACTTTGGGGTGTCTGTTCCGACTCCTATATTGCCATTCTGATCGATATTAATCCTTTTGTTTCCATCTCCGTCAGCAATAATAACCGTATTTGAGAGGGCCGCGGGTAATCCAATGATATTAGCTCCGATAATGGTGTTTGATTTACCGCTTATAATGCCCATACCAGCCTGATATCCTATTAAGGTATTATTCCCTAAATTTCCTGATGAATTGACATTATAACCCGCCCGGGTTCCAATAGCTACATTACCTCTCCCTGCAACTGTAGAACGAAGCGCATCACTACCTATTCCGACATTTCCATCGCCACTAATCAGTTCACGAAGCGTGCTGGCACCGATTCCTAC from Chryseobacterium piperi encodes:
- a CDS encoding pseudouridine synthase — encoded protein: MTNQSEGRERKTFGKSAPKRGGKDFDSRDKYERGSLKYGRRPSSGNERDEDRARSFVQKRRYNKIEKDVHKDTIRLNKYIANSGICSRREADELITQGLVEVNGKVVTEMGYQVEKTDKVVFDGQNITPEKPVYVLLNKPKGYISTTKDDKARKTVMDLVANASPYRVFPVGRLDRSTTGVILLTNDGHMTKKLTHPSFEARKIYHVTLDKKLTGEDMKLIAEGIRLDEGVANVDQISYIEGKPKTEIGIEIHIGWNRVIRRIFQRLGYEVEALDRVMFAGLTKKNIKRGHWRILTELEVNNLKML
- a CDS encoding tail fiber domain-containing protein, with the protein product MKKCMVLMLAFALENNLQAQIGINTTKPHPSSIMEMVSNNKGLLIPRVSLSGNSDMTTIPNSSNSLIVYNTTIGNGMVPGYYYWSGTAARWAKVLDDLTPIVMTGWSLTGNSGMVNGTNFIGTTDNVDVIFKRNNIVSGVLNTTNTIFGVNSLATNTTGINNTAVGAGNLISNTTGSMNTAIGTEVLSNNKSGIQNTGYGYRALYSNVDGNNNVANGYFSIYSAKSTIGNVGIGASTLRELISGDGNVGIGSDALRSTVAGRGNVAIGTRAGYNVNSSGNLGNNTLIGYQAGMGIISGKSNTIIGANIIGLPAALSNTVIIADGDGNKRINIDQNGNIGVGTDTPKFPLDIRLKTSSWPLAVTSLTYYGINPDAGTAGGTPATYANYTNDIGGFNTNTSLYTEGNIISVGKLSVTQTSLFSDQRIKNIKGRSDRAKDLEILRKIAITDYVMKDEAVYGKQEFKKVIAQEVESVYPQAVSKNGTKVFIPNVYQLSKQNGSTFTFEKPIAIDEKDQQLKVYDESGEIILGIQKITPHSITVDMKGRILKGKVFVYGTEVSDVRTVDYDALSMLNVSASQAMADKIKVLEKENERLKKAQTEMQNTLEYFEKRLKALEKVN
- the aroB gene encoding 3-dehydroquinate synthase, yielding MITLLNDQFSQINAFLHEKSFSKIFILVDENTHEYCLPTLLGNMETDLAFEILEIEAGEEMKNIQTANQLWEILTEMQADRKALVINLGGGVITDMGGFVSSTYKRGIQFINIPTTLLSMCDASIGGKTGIDLMHYKNMVGTFTFPEQIFVYPQFLETLPFKELRSGFAEMLKHGLIADKTHWENLIQIQKLDVESVLTHIQTSMEIKQEVVNQDFHEKNIRKTLNFGHTIGHAIESSCLEQGNPVLHGEAVAAGMICETHLSHLEGLLSKEDAEIIISNIQRYYPYLDISDFTDEHLCALLLNDKKNTEKKINFSLLSGIGACVFDHECNQKNIEKSLHFYRKLNDA